The following proteins are encoded in a genomic region of Paenibacillus sp. FSL H3-0469:
- a CDS encoding 2-dehydropantoate 2-reductase N-terminal domain-containing protein, translating to MRILVIGAGVIGSYLAHVLVRGGNEVTILARTKRAGQLQKDGLVLRHYFQRKTTVDQVKVISELRRDDVYDLIFVVMKYNDFPAVLPALADNDSKNIVLVGNNGDTRGMQQFFNENSRIPQNIAFGFQINGGTREEDGRVIVVSGGGKMVLGSLEGEVPFRTELAEAFRQTKYKLDYSQDINAWLLSHIVSIVPVMSVIYLYDFDLAKASKDSARWKQAVALMDEGFRVLSALGLPVNPASLVNGAKKHPALLAQGLRLVQKLPFMKLIDGSFSEIAALYQAFEPLMQQARLSTPAWDDFKQQTMRKYALEQA from the coding sequence ATGCGAATATTAGTGATCGGTGCAGGGGTAATAGGCAGTTATTTGGCACATGTGCTGGTACGGGGCGGGAATGAGGTCACCATACTGGCCAGAACGAAGCGGGCGGGCCAATTGCAGAAGGACGGACTGGTCCTTCGGCATTATTTTCAGCGCAAAACGACTGTGGATCAGGTGAAGGTGATATCCGAACTGCGGAGGGACGATGTCTATGATCTGATCTTCGTAGTGATGAAATACAATGACTTCCCGGCCGTGCTGCCGGCGCTGGCGGACAACGACAGTAAGAATATTGTGCTTGTCGGCAATAACGGAGATACCCGCGGGATGCAGCAGTTCTTCAACGAGAATAGCCGGATTCCGCAGAATATTGCGTTTGGCTTCCAGATTAACGGGGGGACCCGTGAGGAAGACGGGCGTGTCATCGTTGTAAGCGGTGGCGGCAAGATGGTGCTGGGCAGTCTGGAGGGTGAGGTTCCGTTCAGGACAGAGCTTGCGGAGGCCTTCCGGCAGACGAAGTATAAGCTGGATTATTCTCAGGATATTAACGCGTGGCTCCTGAGTCACATTGTTTCAATTGTCCCGGTGATGTCGGTCATTTATCTCTATGATTTTGATCTGGCAAAAGCAAGCAAAGACTCCGCCCGCTGGAAACAGGCGGTTGCCCTAATGGATGAAGGGTTCCGCGTGCTCTCCGCACTGGGCTTACCCGTTAATCCCGCCTCCCTGGTTAACGGGGCGAAAAAGCACCCGGCACTGCTCGCCCAAGGGTTGAGACTGGTTCAAAAGCTGCCCTTCATGAAGCTGATCGATGGCTCATTTAGCGAGATTGCAGCGCTCTATCAAGCCTTTGAACCTCTGATGCAGCAAGCCCGTCTGTCCACACCGGCGTGGGATGACTTCAAGCAGCAGACGATGAGGAAATATGCGTTGGAGCAGGCCTAG
- a CDS encoding nitroreductase family protein, with product MTIIDTIQTRRTIKAFRPDPIKEEELNTWLEAASYAPNHRMNEPWELLFIGPQIRAALNHKTDFGGAPLLIGVLSKPAASTIEREENIMAVSCYIQNFMLAAHEAGAGVFWSSLGGTAKGREVLGVPEEQDVIGVLAVGYPSEVPAAKQRTPMTDKITYLP from the coding sequence ATGACTATCATCGATACTATTCAAACGAGAAGAACGATCAAAGCCTTCCGGCCGGACCCGATTAAAGAGGAGGAGCTGAATACTTGGCTGGAAGCTGCCAGCTATGCTCCGAACCACCGGATGAATGAGCCGTGGGAACTGCTGTTCATCGGGCCGCAGATCCGGGCGGCGCTGAATCATAAGACCGATTTTGGTGGCGCTCCGCTGCTGATTGGAGTCCTATCCAAGCCTGCTGCTTCTACAATAGAGCGCGAAGAGAATATCATGGCCGTATCGTGCTATATCCAGAATTTCATGCTGGCCGCCCATGAGGCTGGAGCAGGTGTGTTCTGGTCGTCACTCGGCGGTACAGCCAAGGGCCGTGAGGTGCTGGGCGTTCCTGAAGAGCAGGATGTTATTGGGGTGCTTGCCGTAGGTTATCCTTCGGAAGTGCCTGCTGCCAAGCAGAGAACGCCAATGACTGACAAAATCACATATTTGCCCTAA